The segment aaccatttgAACGCAAACCCATTCTGGCCCAGGCCTGGTGGGCAGAGCCACCTGGCCCAGGGTCTCCTCCGCTCGTCCCCTTCCCCTGGGCACGCAGTCGCTGCAGCTGGCTCGTGTGGGCACTGCCTGTCCTCTGCCCCTGCCGGGCTGCGGGCTGGGAATCCAAGTCCAGGCTGACTTGTGCTCTTGAGGCCCTCAGACCTGCAGGTTCCTCAGGGCTCACGAGCAAGAGATGAGTGCCTGCCtgcttatctttctttttttttttggatttaaaaatattttatttttgaatgggTAAGACATatggtacaaaattcaaaaagacacaaaaaGGGAATACAGTGAAAAGTCTCTCAGTCCTGTGCCCATCCACTCTGTTGCCCTCCGCATCAACTACCCTTGTTTCTAAGAATTTAGTCCACAGGTGTAATTCCGTAGATGTAACGTGAAATAACATATGCACaagaatgttcattacagcattatttttaatagcaaaagatAGGAAACAATGGAAATATCCATTAATAGGGGactgataaaataaattatgatttatCCGTTCAATGGAGAAGCATAGTCATAAAATAGAATGAGACAGCCCTTTATGTGCAagtatgtattaaataaaaaaagTGCAGAACAGCACGCACGGTATGCCGTTTGTGTTTCTGATACAAAGAAGTATGTGTATGTGCGGGAAATATCTTGGGAAGAGTGAGCAGGAAGGTGGGGGGATGGTGAGGAGCTGGGGGACCAGCATTTAAGAAAGTGCAGCGCCCGCGGGTATATTGAGGAATGGTGAGTTCTCTGAAATATGGCGTGTGAGGTGGGGTGGCAAGGATGAGCTCAGCAGATATCCCATTCTTTTCCCCCTCTGTTTTAGACAAATAGCAATAGCAGTGTAggcttcactttgttgtatagcctTCCTTTTTCCCTTAATCTATATTGGAAATTTTACCCAGGCATTtagagccacttttttttttcttttacccaggCATTTAGagccacttttttttcttattagggCTCCATAGCAATTAATTGCTTCTAACCTTTTGCTATCACAAACGATGCTATAATAAATAACTTCTTACAtatgtcattttacttttttttttttaacatcttcattggagtgtaattgctttacaatggtgcgttagtttctgctttataacaaagtgaatcagctatacatatacatatgttcccatatcccctccctcttgcatctccctccctcccaccccccctccctatcccacccctctaggtggtcacagagcaccgagctgatctccctgtgctatgcggctgcttcccactagctatctattttacatttggtagtgtatataagtacatgccactctctcactttgtcccagcttacccttcccccctcccggtgtcctcaagtccctgcttatctttcttcttttgaacTTATTTGAAATAGTTTTATGGAATAGTTTTATGGAAGGTTTATGGAAGAGTCACAAAGACAGTGCAGGGTCCCCCGTGCCCCGTCGCCTGGGGCACTGGTCAAAGCTAAGAGCTGACATGGCCGCCTTGACTCATGTCACCGGCTTTTCCGTGCGTGCGTGTCCTCTCCGGTTCCAGGCTCATGCAGGACCCCCCACAGCATCATCGCCGCGTCTCCACGGCCCCTCCTATCTGTGATGGTCCCTCCATCCCTCCCGGTCCTTTGCCGCCTGCCTCTGGGGTCTGCTCACTCGGGCTCAGGTGAAAGTGCCTCTGATCTCTTCTCAGGGTTGAGTCACACGTTTTGGCCAGACAACGCAGAAATGACATTGTGTCCTGCCTAGCATATCGTATCGTGGGATGTGTGGTCACGGCGGGGCCACGTGGTCACTCTAATGGTCGCCGTGACCACCTGATGCAGGGTGCCTGCCGCTTCTCAGGGTGACACCCCCTTCAGACTGCTCATGTCCGGTTTCTGCTCGGAACTTTGGCCTGTTGATCTTCGCAGCTGTTGGTGGTTTTTTGCCTGAAGTGTTCCTGGGACTCTGCCTCACtggggttttaaattttttcattcctTCCACATTTATCACTTGTCATTCTCTGAGGAAGAGCTGGCTTTCCTTCCACCTGTATTGACTCAATGGTTCACTTAATCGGTGGACGTGATCCTGGGTCAGGTTCTGGCACGTTCCCcgctggcctctctgagcctcttcaGCCGGGCTCTGCCCTCGAGCTGCCGCCTCCAGGTTTGGTTTCTTTCCTGGGGGTGGACGGGCACTTGTGCCCGCTGACCGTGtcttggggaggatgtggagatacGCATCCATATAGGtgtcagtatcttttttttttttttttttcccggtacgtgggcctctcactgttgtggcctctcccgttgcggagcacaggctccggacgcgcaggctcagcggccatggctcacgggcccagccgctccgcggcatgtgggatcttcccggaccggggcatgaacccgtgtcccctgcatcggcaggcggactctcaatcactgtgccaccagggaagcccaggtgctAGTATCTTAACAGTTTTCACGACACGATCCACgcgctttttctctttcattttaagaTGCGTTGGTTGTGACCCACCCTGTTGAGTTCTTGGCCCAAGAATGGGTCACAACCTGCTGTGTGAAGTGACTGAGTGTCCGTCTGCAGGCTGGATGACTGTGGCCTCACGGAGGTGCGGTGCAAGGACATCGGTTCCGCGCTCCAGGCCAACCCCTCCCTGACGGAGCTCAGCCTCCGCAACAATGAGCTGGGCGACGGCGGCGTGCACCTGGTGCTCCAGGGCCTGCAGAGCCCCACCTGCAAGATCCAGAAGCTCAGGTGAGCCGTGCCGGTCACTCCTGGgctctgggccctgggccctgagGCACACCTAAGCCCTCTCGCGGCCCCCACCCCACGGCCCCTCCTGCAAGGCCGGCTGCCTGGCCTCCCCGTGCGGGTGTGTGTGGTGGCGGCGGTTCTGTGTCCGCCTTGCTTGGGCTCTGGCAGACGGAGGGGTGGCTCGTCTTGCGTGGGAGCCACAGCTGGCTCGTGGGGCCTGCTGACGGCCACGTgtgtccagcctccagaactgctgCCTGACGGAGGCCGGCTGCAGGGTCCTGCCCGGCGTGCTGCGCTCCCTGCCCACCCTGCAGGAGCTGCACCTCAGCGACAACCCACTGGGTGACGCCGGCCTGCAGCTGCTCTGTGAGGGGCTCCTGGACCCACAGTGCCACCTGGAGAAGCTGCAGTGAGTGTGTACCCCACCCGGGGCCCTGAGGTGCCTACGCCCACCCGTCCCCTGGGTTTCGGCTGTCTGCCCTGGGcaagccccctccccagctcatTGGCTGCAGGGAGCTTCGAGTAGGGGCTCTTCCCTGAGGCTGGGGCTGTGGCCTCTGAAAGCAGCTGGCAGCTGGCCTGTGACCCCGAGTGAGCACACAGATGGGGTCAGCCAGAGGGAGGAAGCTGAGCTGGAAAGCCCTAGCTCAGGCCGGGTGTCTTTCTCCTGGGTCTCTGGGCACCCGCCACCCGGGGAGATGGCCCCTCGGCCACAGCCGTGCTGTCACCGCCTGGCAGCCCTCCAGTCACTGCAGGCCTCACGGCCGGGGTGGGAAAGGAGACCCAGACAGGTGCCCCCTGGGCCATGCTGTGTTCCTGCAGCCGAGGGGCTGACTGCTCGCCCGCCCCCAGGCTAGAGTACTGCAACCTGACGGCCGCGGCCTGCGAGTCCCTGGCCGCGGTGCTCAGGGCCACACAGGACCTGAAGGAGCTCGTGGTGAGCAACAACGACATGGGCGAGGCTGGCATCCGGGCACTGTGCCGGGGCCTGGCGGACTCTGCCTGCCAGCTGGAGACACTCAAGTAAGCTCCGGtcgggctggggggcggggctgtGGCTGGGGGGTGCGCCCCAGCTACCAGCCCCTCTTGTGCCCCCAGGCTGGAGAACTGCGGCCTCACGCCGGCCAGCTGTAAGGACCTGTGTGGGATCGTGGCCTCCCAGGCCTCGCTGAACGAGCTGGACCTGGGCAGCAACGCGCTGGGCGACGCAGGCATCGCGGAGCTGTGCCCCGGGCTGCTGAGCCCCGGCTCCCAGCTCAAGACCCTGTGGTGAGCCGGCCTCGGGCCAGGCAGACACAAGCCCAGAGGGCAGCAGGACGCGTTGGGAGCCTCTGTGTGCTGACAGGGGACCTACCTCCGCAGGCTCTGGGAGTGTGACATCACCGCCAGTGGCTGCAGAGACCTCTGCCGCATTCTCCAGGCCAAGGAGACTCTGAAGGAGCTGAGTCTGGTGGGCAACAGTCTGGGTGATGAGAGCGCCCAGCTGCTGTGTGAGAGCCTGCTGCAGCCGGCCTGCCAGCTGGAGTCCCTGTGGTGAGGGGGCCGCGGCACCAGGGGATAGGCGGGCCCGTGCAGAGGACCCTGGGTGGCCCGGGGGCGGGACAGCGCcgcagggggcgggggcggctggTGAGGTGCAggtgccctgggggggggggggagggggtgccGAGGTGGAGCCACCGAAGATGGGTGGGTGGAgactgggggggagggaggctggcgCTCAGATCCCCAGGGGCCTCCCGGGCCACCCCAGAGGTGTGGGCTGCGGTGGCCCCAGTCCCCGTCTGCCGCCTGCAGGGTGAAGTCCTGCAGCCTTACGGCCGCCTGCTGCCACCACTTCGGCTCGATGCTGACCCAGAACAAGCGTCTCCGGGAGCTGCAGCTGAGCAGCAACCAACTGGGCGACTCGGGCGTCCAGacactgtgccaggctctgggccagCCCGGTGCCACGCTGAGGGTGCTCTGGTGAGCCTACTGGAGGGGGCGCCCCGTCCGCCCGGGCTGAGGGCGGGGACAGCTAAGACTCAGactcccacccccgcctcccGCACTCCATGATCTGGCGGTGGCCTGGGCCCTGGTCGCACAGCCACCTGGGGGCGCACCCTCCGCCTGACCTCGGCCCTGCCTTCCGCCCAGGCTGGGGGACTGTGATGTGACGGATGGTGCCTGTGGAGGCCTGGCCTCACTCCTGCTGACAAATCGCAGCCTGCGCGAGCTGGACCTGAGCAACAACGGCCTGGGTGACCCCGGAGTCTTGCAGCTGCTGGGCAGCCTGGAGCAGTCTGGCTGTGCCCTGGAGCAGCTGGTGTGAGTGGCCCTGGGGTGTGGGGGACAGGAGAGGCacacggggtggggtgggggcgtggggCATGGCCGCTacctcaccccctccctccctgcagtcTGTACGACATCTACTGGACAGAGGCGGTGGAGGCGCGCCTGCAGGCCCTGGAGGGGAGCAAGCCTGGCCTGCGGATCATCTCCTGACACCTCTCCCCGGACGGCCCTCCTCCCCCAAGGAGTCCTGGCTTTAACTGGGGAAGAGCTTAAATCAGCTTATTTCTGGGAGAGCATTTTAGGCACTTTATTAAAACACTTTTCTGGCAGGAGGGGTCTTTGTCCGTCTTCGTGGTCCCCACAAGGCTCTGGTGTCAAGGGGGTGATGTTTTCATGAGCACCACAGACGCAGCAGCCTCAGGCAAGTCAAGTCAGGGGTCCGGGCCTGGGGGCGGGTGTGCCCAGCGGGATCCTGCTCCTTGCAGCCTCGGAGGCCACCCCATCCTACAGGCCTTCACTGCCTCAGGTCTGCGAGGACGGCGTCCCGCCTGCACTAAGGGGCACCGGAACATGGCCCCTGCCCTCGGGGCCTGGCTCACCTTGGCCAGCAGCGCGCTTGGACCTCCTGTATGTGGGTCAGAAACCCCGGCTGGGAGCTGCTTCTAGGGCCTGGTCGAGCCTGCCGATGGCTGGCTCCCGACTCCTCTCCTGGTGGAGGCTGGAGCCCTGTGGACATAAGGGCAGGGTCCACCCCGTCTAGCTGGCCTCATCTGGCCGTGGGGGACAGTGTAGAGTTGACCTGCCCTGAACAGCACGATCAAGGTATAGACACGGGGCAGCTTCCAGGGGGTCGGGTGCCTGGGTAGTAACTTCCTACCATCACTACAAAGTCTTTCAAGGTACCCAGGACCCTGGCTTTGTAACACCTTCCCCCAGAAGGGAGCAGATCTGTGGAGAATTGGGTGGACTCACCCAGGTCTGGGCGGGAGACACTCCAGGGGAACCTGCACCCACCTTGGGCCAGAAACTGCTCCCGGGGGCCATGCCTGGGACCGGTGAGCAACACGGGCCTCCAGCCCTGCAGGGAGAGtacaggccagagggagggaggtagTCTGGGACCAGAGCGACTGTGAACCTCGTGACGCCGAGAACCCCGGGTGGAGGTGGGTGGACAGGACGCTTGGTGTCTGCAGTGGTGGGACAGGCGTCGGCCCTAAACCCAGATCAAAGGTGACACTGGGATGGCAGCAGGTGGGGTGGGGCACAGTGAGGCCCCGGGTCACGCCCCTGACATGAGGAAGCCCACAGAAGCCAGAGGCTGAGAAACTCAGCTCAACGGCACAACACAAGAGCAgcgcagggggtggggggcacaggcGCGCCGCCGTCCGTCCTCACAACCACCTTAGGTTTGAAATTCTCCCCAGAAATAGTTGTTACGGGAAAATAAACTAAGGAAACGAGTCCACCTCATTTCAGGCCCTGACGCTCTGAGAGGCCCTGCCCTTGGGAAGGTCGGGAATGTCACCCTTGCCCAGAAATCGGCGCTTCCCTTGGCCACCAGTGCGTGTGAAGCCTGAAGACAGTGCGCCATCACCCACACCCCGCCCAGCACTAGCTCCCTCGGGCCGGATGCAGCAGGAGGCGCCAGGGAGGCCGGTGACCCTTGTGCCTGCTGGTCATCTGCCAGGACAGGTGTGCAGCCTGGGTAGTTCCCAGCTGCCCTCTGGGTGGCACAGAGTAGGGCGGGGGTGAGGGACAGCGAGGAGCTGTGGAGCCGCAGGCTGTCACCGTGGCTTTTATTTGTTCTGTTTGCTCATGGGGGTGACCTCAAGCCTGGGCCACAGAGACACTCCCTCACAACCTGCCCTCCTGACGGCGGGCACCAGGCCTTGGCATCTCTGACTCGATGTGCGGGCAGCCCTGTCCACGCACCCTCCAGGTTGGAGGGTCAGATGGAGGCTCCCGAGTAAGCAGATCTGCCCTTTCCCAGCCACGCCAGGGTGTCCCTGGACGACTGTCCTTCACATGTGCCGCCAGAAGGTCATGGGGGACCGGCGGGGCCCAGGGAGCGGAGAGGGGCGGGCACCGAGACACTGCTGCCTGGGCCGGGCCGTCTGGGCACCAAGGCTTGGGGGCGCCAAGGCAGCGGGCTGACTGTGCAGGAAGGGAACCAGCCGGCCCGGGGCGAGCCTCAGgagcacacgtgcacacaccacacacacacgcgcCCCACCCCACTGTGCACGCGGGAGAAGAGGGAGATAGAACCTTGAGGGCTGAGGCCTGCTGGAAGGCTCCTGGCGGGGATCCCAGAGTGGGGAGGGCACCAGGCCTGGGCTCTGCAGGCCCAGCTGCAGCGTCAGTGTGGTGCTGGCACCCCCTCCCTCTCGGCCTCCTCGGGCCCTGAGGGGTCGTCGGGCCCTGGTGGGCGCCCGTCCACGCTGCCGTCTGCCCTGCCCTGGtcgtccctgccctgctgcttCTGCCGCCGCGTCTCCTTGTACCTCAGGGTGATGTCCCTGGGGACAGCGGGGGCTGGGTCACCACCGGCCGGCCCACGGAGGTCCCTGGACACTTCCCCGCAGGGGAGCTCAGAGCCTGGGGTGGGCAGGCAGGACCACCGGGGCCACAGCGCTCACCGCAGGAAGAAGCGCCAGACGGTCCAGGTGAGGGCGAGCACGGAACCGAGCGTCCAACACTGGGCAATGTAGAAGGGCAGGGACAGCGTAAGAGTGTGCGGATCGTACTTCACCACGATGAGCAGCTCTGTGACGGTGATGGCCGCCACCAGCCAGGCCTGCTGGCCCAGCTTCTTGTGGAGCTTCCTGCAGAGGGAGGCGGGCGCAGGGGTGACGTCGTCGAGAGCGcagcgccccgcccccgcccccgccccggccccaccCAGGCCCTCACGGGTCGTCCATGAAGTCGTAGATCTCCCGCATGGCCACGCCGCCCACGTTGACGAAGAAGACCAGCCGCAGGAGGACCAGGTAGTGCTCGGGGGGCATCCACAGCACGAACTTCAGGTAGAAGGTGTTCAGCTCTGCCAAAAGAAACTGGGGCAGAGGAGGGTGGAGGGCgcccggggcagggaggggcggggcgagCAGGAGGCCACAGGCCTTACCACCAGGATGATGCCGCACACGGCCAGCCAGCGGCGCAGGCTGGAGGCCGGCTTCCACTCGAAGCGGACCCAGCTGTAGGGCGTGAACTGGAACACGATCCTCTTCATCTTGCCCCTGGAACCGCAGCCGCTCAGCCCAGGGCAACGCCCGCCAGGCACACTTGCCCCCGGCCCGCCAcccacccccggccccccagATCTTTTCCTGGGCTGTTTCTCTACTTCTTCACAGAGGGAGACGGCTGGGAAGGGACGCTCCCGAGAAGGGCCAGCACGGAGGAAAGAGCTGGCTGGACGGGGAGGGGCTGATGTCCCGGCCGCCACGAGGGCAGCACCCAGGGTCACATGCTGGGTGGAGTTTACAGAGGCAAGATCCTCGCATGCAGCACCTCACAAAAGGACCTCGGGGTGGGGGGCCCTGCAGGCCCCACACTGGGGTCAAGGCCTGCGCGGAGCAGGGTGGCTCTCCAGACATACTTGTAGGTCGGAATGTTCCAGAGGCCCTGCCACTTGTACGTCTTTAGGGACAGCCACTCGAGGGTCTTCATGCCGCAGTAGATGCCCAGCCCGTTGCAGACGAGCACGTCCATGATCCACTGGGGGCAGGAGCCAGGCGGGAGGGAGGTGGGTGCCACAGGTCCCCAGGTCAAAGGGCCCTGGCTGAGGGGAGCCCGTGCCGCCCGCTGCCCCAAGTCGTGGCTGGCCGGGACGCAGAGGGCGCACTTACGTGGTCCCACCAGCACTCGCTGAAGTTGGGCAGCTGATGCTCCAGGCTGTATTCCAGGAACTCAAACATCACGCTCACGATCGTGCACATCCACCAGTCACGGATCATCAGGGTCTGCGGGCCGCCAGGGCATCAGCCGCCTGCGCGGGATCCCCCAAGGACAGCCCGCCCCCTACCCATGCCCCACTGCCCTCAGGTGGGGCGGCGGCAGGGCAGCTGTGGCTCTGGCCGCCCCAAGTTAaaactttgagggcttccctggtggcgcagtggttaagaacctgcctgccaacgcaggggacacgggttcgagccctggtccgggaagatcccacatgccgcggagcaactaagcccgtgcgccacaactactgagcctgtgctctaaagcctgcgagccacaactacggaagcctgtgcacctagagcccgtgctccgcaacaagagaagccaccgcaacaagaagcccgtgcgctgcaatgaagagcagcccctgctcgccacaactagagaaagcccgcgtgcagcaacgaagacccaacacagccaaaaataaataagtttatatatatatatatatataaaagacttTGAGGCAACTTGCAGGTATGTCGACGACTTGTGTGTCCAGGCCTGAGGGTGCCCAGggctgggtgggatgggggccCCCCGTGGGTCTCTCCCCTTTGCTCTCCGGCGGCCACCGCAACGCCCAGGACACGCAAGGTCGGGTCAGGCCCCCCAGCTCGGCAGCCCGCCTGTCCTGCACCGCGGCTGCAACCCACCGCACAGCTGGAAAACGGCCCAGGGTTCAGGGCGGCTCCGAAACCAGGTGCCCCGCCCAACGAGGAGATGCCTACCTTCAGGTACCAGCCGATGAAGTGTGCGGGCACGAAGCCATCCAGCTTGTCCTGTGGGGAACAGAGGCAGGCCTCGCGCTCGGTCCACCATCGTGAGCTGGGAAGGGGCCCCGCCACAGCCAGAGGCATCACCACATGTGGGTGGCACAGCCCCTGGTACCCTCACCCCATCCAGTCCAGTGACTCGGGTCACAGAAACATCCACGTCTGGGGCAGCGCCGAGCTTCACGCGTGGGAGGTGGTGCGGCCCcgccgggaggggccccacgtcATGAGGCCGGCCGGCCCCCTCGGGGCACCTACCCAGACGTTGTGGAAGGGGTCGGTCTTGTTGTCTGCATCATAGATGAGGCAGTTTCCCCCGTAGTCCCTCTCTGGCAGCGGGACCCCCAACCTGGGGTCGACGTACTTCAGAAACTGGCGGCCGTCCTGGACGGTCTGCAAGGGCGGCGGCACGTCAGTGGGGCGGGGTTTGGGGTGCGCAGACAGCACCCACCAACCGCGAGGGGAAGCACCGTCTCAGCATCGCCCCCACCTCGGGCCAGGCAGAGCGAGGATGTCCCAAGCCCGAGGACGTCCTCACGCCTCATGGGACCCCAGGACCGCGCCGCGTGGCGCCACAGGGGCACTCCCGTGGGAGGGCGCTCAGATCACcagtctccccacctcccctccctgcgTCCGGTTCGGGGTCCAGACCCCACACCGAGGAAAAGCGCTGTGGGACACGCTCCTGCACGTGGCGCGCAGACAGCCTCTCCCAGATGCCTAGGCACAAAGTGGGCTTTTGGGGCACACCCTGGCAGAAGAGGaccccccattcctccctccaggCCCCTGCTGGCCGCCAGCTGGGGCCTCTAGTCCATGGGAGGCACCCTGGGACACCCGTCATCAGGACCCTGTCCCCTCGCTCCTGCCCCGAGTACCAGCGAAAGGGCACAGCAGGGAAGGGGCTCCAGGCTGGGGTGACGAGACGCGGTCCGTGGTGTGTGTGGACAGATGACACTCAGACCTGCATCTTGTCACACGACTGAGGTGACACCACGAACAACTGAAACTCCCCCCATGTGTGCCCTGGTAACACGGGATCTGAAGGGCAGACAGCAGGGCAGCACCTGACACTGCTGTGCTCCTTAGTCAGGATGGCCCCACGGGCTCTGCTCCGGTGCCAGGTCAGTAGGGGCTCAGATCCCTGGACACTCGACcctcagagaagtgaaaaacaGCACTGTAACAAGTCTCCGTCTCAGGGCATCTGAGGGCTGACGTGACGCAAGAAAGTCAGCTCCGGTCCCAGCTGAGACCTTGTCACCCAAGCCCAGAGGGCCAGACCATGAACCTCCACTCCAGCAAAGGCCAGGGAGGCCAACTGACCCCTCCCTCGTGACATGGCTCTGGGAGAGGACAGCAGCCTGGGCAGGAGGGCCTCCCAGAACCGGCCATTTATAAATCTGCAGACTCACTggtcaggacccacagggctccGCGCTGCTGACCGAGAGAGAGCCCAGATCTTGGCTCCTACGAGCATTTGTTCTCCAATaaaggaaccaggctccctggagaaatggcagattccagggctggggcagggaaccCCCAAGATGGGCCTGGAATGTCTTCTAGCACCAGAAAGGAGGGAGGTGCtcagaaacccaaaacaaaacaccaagaaCCCACGTACGTGGGGTATGGGAAAGCTCCCAGAAGCCAaggctggaacaatttgagcaacgaATCAAGTATTGAATTGTAACCCAAAGTATAACGTAGATACCTACCCACGAGTCTGCACTGATTTAAGAAATGACCGAACACATTAGTGAGTCAGGGAGAAGAGACAAACCTCCCACACAGAAGGTTTCCCATCGGATTATGGAGTTGCTCTCCGCCCGCTGCACAGGGGGGCCTCCCTCCCGAGGGCGAGGCGTGGAGGGGACCCGACAAACACGACAGACACACCTCTGCCAGGGTGTCGGGGTCAGCACCAACGGTCAGAATCATGTGTCAAATCACGACAGAAACACCAGACAAACCCCCAgcaaccctgataccaaaatcagaaaaagacattCCAGGCAAACTACAGAGAGTGTCTCTTATGAATATGgatgcaacaatcctcaacagAACATTAGCAAAGTGAATCCGCAGTATATACAAAAGGTCATACACCACGACTAAGTGGGCTTTATCCCAAGAATGCTAAGCTGgttcaaaatgagaaaatgaatcaACACAAAACATCATGTTAATaatgggaaaaaaaccacatgatcatctcatttgatgcagaaaaagcatccaaCCAACAAAATCTAATACCCTCTCATgaaaaaaactcaacaaattaGGAAGAGTGGAACTTCCTCCACTGACAAGGGGCATCTGGTGAGGGCTGAGGACTCCCCGCTAAGAAGTGGGGGACAGTGTGAGGCCAGAGACGGACAGACAGACACtcaggttggaaaggaagaagtgaattCCCCCTATTCCTGCACAGAGACCCCCTCAGGAACCCCCCGAACAGCAGCAGAGCTGTGGGAACCAGTGAGCAGACACAGAGGACCCAGACCGACAGAGCAAGCAGGCTGCGTTTCCAGATGCCAGGGACCAGCAGACCAACACAAAATCAAGACCATCCCACTCAGGACGGCATCAGAAAGAGGGAGATACTTAGGAATACACTGAACAAAGGAAGTGCAAAACATATACTCCGAAAACCACAAAATGTTGCCGAGAGAAATGAAAGACCCACGTAAGGGGAGGGTCCTGTGCTGCAGAGGAGGGGAAAACCTGAGAGAAAGTGTGGGTTTTAGTTAATAAtgattaattgtaacaaatgcgtCATACTAGTGTAAGATGTTCATAACAGGAGAAACCGGGTGAAGAAACTCTCTGCACTAACTTCACAATTCTGTAAATCtgtcttaaaacaaaaaatttattttaaataaataaaacaaaacatgaaccatttaaaaaaatcaatcagaaCAAAAGCTGGTCTCCCAAAAAGACATACAAACATCCaacaagcacatgagaagatgttcagcatcactagcaatcagggaaatgcaaatcaaaaccacatgagaggacctccctggtggcgcagtggttaagaacccgcctgccaatgcaggggacacgggttcgagccctggtccaggaagatcccacgtgccgcggagcaactaagcccgtgtgccacaactactgagcctgcactctagagcccacgtgccgcaaatactgagcctgcacacctacagcccgtgctctgcagcaagaaaagccgccgcaatgagaagcccgcgcaccgcaacgaagagtagcccccgctcgcagcaactagagaaagcccgcgcacagcaacgaagacccaacgcagccaaaaataaataaataaatttattttttttaataaaaaggaaaaccacGAGATATTTTACCACTTCACCACCCCGCTCCCCcccaaaaagggaaaataacaagtgttggtgagaatatggagaaTTGGAGGCCTGCGTGCTGTTGGAGGGACTGTAAAATGAGTCCAGCCGCTGTGGAAAATAGTCCGGCAGCTCCTTTAAAGGTTAAACAGATTTACTCAGCAATCCCACGTGTAGGCGTGTCCTCAAAGGAATGGAAAGCAGGGACTGGAACAGGTACTCACACGCCCACGTTCACAGTCACCAGCAGGTggaggcaacccaagtgtccatccatTGCAGTGGATACACAAAGTGTGGTTTAAACACACAATGCAACATTACTC is part of the Kogia breviceps isolate mKogBre1 chromosome 7, mKogBre1 haplotype 1, whole genome shotgun sequence genome and harbors:
- the PTDSS2 gene encoding phosphatidylserine synthase 2 isoform X5 yields the protein MSLWPRRAHTLSVLFILTCVLGYVTLLEETPRDTAYNTKRGIVASILVFLCFGVTQAKDGPFSRPHPAYWRFWLCVSVVYELVLIFILFQTVQDGRQFLKYVDPRLGVPLPERDYGGNCLIYDADNKTDPFHNVWDKLDGFVPAHFIGWYLKTLMIRDWWMCTIVSVMFEFLEYSLEHQLPNFSECWWDHWIMDVLVCNGLGIYCGMKTLEWLSLKTYKWQGLWNIPTYKGKMKRIVFQFTPYSWVRFEWKPASSLRRWLAVCGIILVFLLAELNTFYLKFVLWMPPEHYLVLLRLVFFVNVGGVAMREIYDFMDDPKLHKKLGQQAWLVAAITVTELLIVVKYDPHTLTLSLPFYIAQCWTLGSVLALTWTVWRFFLRDITLRYKETRRQKQQGRDDQGRADGSVDGRPPGPDDPSGPEEAEREGVPAPH
- the PTDSS2 gene encoding phosphatidylserine synthase 2 isoform X8; this translates as MIRDWWMCTIVSVMFEFLEYSLEHQLPNFSECWWDHWIMDVLVCNGLGIYCGMKTLEWLSLKTYKWQGLWNIPTYKGKMKRIVFQFTPYSWVRFEWKPASSLRRWLAVCGIILVFLLAELNTFYLKFVLWMPPEHYLVLLRLVFFVNVGGVAMREIYDFMDDPKLHKKLGQQAWLVAAITVTELLIVVKYDPHTLTLSLPFYIAQCWTLGSVLALTWTVWRFFLRDITLRYKETRRQKQQGRDDQGRADGSVDGRPPGPDDPSGPEEAEREGVPAPH
- the PTDSS2 gene encoding phosphatidylserine synthase 2 isoform X6 — its product is MRAHTLSVLFILTCVLGYVTLLEETPRDTAYNTKRGIVASILVFLCFGVTQAKDGPFSRPHPAYWRFWLCVSVVYELVLIFILFQTVQDGRQFLKYVDPRLGVPLPERDYGGNCLIYDADNKTDPFHNVWDKLDGFVPAHFIGWYLKTLMIRDWWMCTIVSVMFEFLEYSLEHQLPNFSECWWDHWIMDVLVCNGLGIYCGMKTLEWLSLKTYKWQGLWNIPTYKGKMKRIVFQFTPYSWVRFEWKPASSLRRWLAVCGIILVFLLAELNTFYLKFVLWMPPEHYLVLLRLVFFVNVGGVAMREIYDFMDDPKLHKKLGQQAWLVAAITVTELLIVVKYDPHTLTLSLPFYIAQCWTLGSVLALTWTVWRFFLRDITLRYKETRRQKQQGRDDQGRADGSVDGRPPGPDDPSGPEEAEREGVPAPH
- the PTDSS2 gene encoding phosphatidylserine synthase 2 isoform X4, whose translation is MPCEMIVSSPGTWRRAHTLSVLFILTCVLGYVTLLEETPRDTAYNTKRGIVASILVFLCFGVTQAKDGPFSRPHPAYWRFWLCVSVVYELVLIFILFQTVQDGRQFLKYVDPRLGVPLPERDYGGNCLIYDADNKTDPFHNVWDKLDGFVPAHFIGWYLKTLMIRDWWMCTIVSVMFEFLEYSLEHQLPNFSECWWDHWIMDVLVCNGLGIYCGMKTLEWLSLKTYKWQGLWNIPTYKGKMKRIVFQFTPYSWVRFEWKPASSLRRWLAVCGIILVFLLAELNTFYLKFVLWMPPEHYLVLLRLVFFVNVGGVAMREIYDFMDDPKLHKKLGQQAWLVAAITVTELLIVVKYDPHTLTLSLPFYIAQCWTLGSVLALTWTVWRFFLRDITLRYKETRRQKQQGRDDQGRADGSVDGRPPGPDDPSGPEEAEREGVPAPH